The Ahaetulla prasina isolate Xishuangbanna chromosome 3, ASM2864084v1, whole genome shotgun sequence genome window below encodes:
- the RWDD3 gene encoding RWD domain-containing protein 3 isoform X2: protein MRETNGISFRIQTSVKGPSGTDILLKLLFHLPVSYPSSLPNISLNSEQLTRTQCLAVRARLLEEAASHLSQPMVHELVLWIEQNFQSVIEEAEIPACGGQSTLSVKTPEDDEVWNVLLHLDHMRAKGKYIKMVEKWCKELDLAGRLMFMGKMILILLQGDKRNIKEYLILQKTSKVDVDSSGKKCKEKMMSVLFETKVQAEHRRFQAFEVKEYSTLDELQHEFEAAGLAKLFNIPSFADSLSSGKQPLPLVTTD, encoded by the exons AAACAAACGGAATCTCATTCAGGATCCAGACCAGCGTGAAAGGACCTTCGGGCACAGACATATTGTTAAAGTTGTTGTTTCATCTACCAGTCAGCTACCCATCAAGCTTGCCAAACATTTCTCTTAATTCTGAACAACTTACAAGGACACAGTGTCTGGCTGTGAGAGCAAGATTGCTCGAAGAAGCAGCAAGTCATCTGTCTCAGCCCATGGTACATGAGTTGGTCCTCTGGATAGAGCAGAATTTTCAATCTGTTATTGAAGAAGCTGAAATTCCAGCCTGTGGTGGGCAAAgtactctgtcagtgaaaacaccTGAGGATGATGAGGTCTGGAATGTCCTTTTGCATTTAGACCATATGAGAGCCAAAGGAAAATATATCAAAATGGTTGAAAAATGGTGTAAAGAACTTGACTTGGCGGGAAGACTGATGTTTATGGGCAAGATGATTCTCATACTACTTCAAGGAGACAAGCGGAACATTAAG gaATACCTTATCCTCCAAAAAACTAGCAAAGTGGATGTGGATTCGAGCGGAAAGAAGTGTAAAGAAAAAATGATGAGCGTACTCTTTGAAACAAAAGTACAGGCTGAACACAGAAG GTTTCAGGCATTTGAAGTCAAAGAATATTCAACGTTGGATGAGCTACAACATGAATTTGAGGCCGCAGgacttgccaaactgttca